A window from Telopea speciosissima isolate NSW1024214 ecotype Mountain lineage chromosome 8, Tspe_v1, whole genome shotgun sequence encodes these proteins:
- the LOC122672498 gene encoding disease resistance protein At4g27190-like, protein MAGENSLMALVGVIVAAIEQPIIAIGQCLWVPLGRQFSYVKNLEKNFGKLKEKEIDLYNKREDVNREINRDIISKMPTADCQAWLQKVGEILENKVKAIEPEFQENKRCIGTLCPNIWWKKRLGKKIVKMIDDIVNLMDDYSKFSGRYVVEAPPQSVEPIPALAMEGNNSTSIDRTVQKILRCIRDDDNHKIGIWGMGGVGKTTSMKVLNNSPEITGMFQMVIWVTVSKDGGGDITRKVRKDILKRLSLQFDDDESVERTASRIFQGLRNTKYLLLLDDLWQRMELDIIGIPNPSKENACKLIITTRSKDVCNRMEIDKAIKVEVLSKEEAWNLFREKVGGNIVDSSSEDIREIATKVVRECRGLPLAIIVIGGSLRNKNDPSEWRNALKELRSNKYEMIDDVEESVFKKLKFSYDQLKSNNIKKCFLYCALYPEDYQIEVTELVEHWWSEGFIDDDGGDFLRLDEAYDKGHAILNYLKDVSLLEGVFDPFGRLEVKMQDVIRDLALIITSSASSSSLMSAKLLMVPAAEEEEDGNHQFLVRTNMGGGIQEELSITNEENWGQFQRISLMCNNKCHINLPENPTSLSLVTLFLQHNRSLTRIPELFFEHMHNLRVLDLSDTDIREFPSSVSNLVSLRGLFLLNCSSLVTLPSQIGNLKKLQVLHLGGSYGKFEYLPIEIQQLTLLRSLQVSFYRIPGGNRLMVPNGIISRLSLLENLSIHVHHHSPKFGESIGEEVGSLKQLTQLLKFHFTSLESFEHFLRGSCPWKNQTLKSFRFIVHFEKEARFYDTTIPVFKEVSNMRNLHLLGGNYTPSSSTVFEEVLHQVNGFHLLGHQTCQGLLDFGLDNLNHLKLCVVSGCEMMENFINGNDLTTTSTTTTPCAVLPNLEYLQVEEMPTMRAIWEGPMPPGSFSRLATLQISYCANLREIFTRGIFQQLPNLEVLDVSYCDTVQVIVVNEEEEAEEEDHDDDDDVALFPKLKNLTLERLPRLERIWKTVSFHPMAPSFETITVIKCPNLKSLHPLSLGMIQQQNGSLSTSSSTTLIRRIEGSTQWWEALEWEHDEIKQLLQPLFNRLY, encoded by the coding sequence ATGGCAGGTGAAAATTCTTTAATGGCTCTCGTTGGAGTAATAGTAGCTGCCATTGAGCAACCAATAATAGCCATTGGGCAATGTTTATGGGTCCCACTCGGACGTCAATTCAGCTACGtaaaaaatcttgaaaaaaattttgggaagctgaaagagaaagagatagatctCTACAACAAAAGAGAGGATGTAAACAGAGAGATTAACAGAGATATCATATCAAAAATGCCGACAGCTGACTGTCAAGCTTGGCTTCAGAAGGTGGGAgaaattttggaaaataaagTCAAAGCCATAGAACCAGAGTTTCAAGAAAATAAGCGTTGCATTGGTACACTTTGCCCCAACATTTGGTGGAAAAAGAGACTGGGTAAGAAAATTGTGAAAATGATTGATGACATTGTTAATCTCATGGACGACTACTCAAAGTTTTCAGGAAGATATGTGGTTGAGGCACCTCCACAGTCAGTTGAGCCAATTCCTGCACTAGCTATGGAAGGCAATAATAGTACATCAATTGATCGTACTGTCCAGAAGATATTAAGATGCATAAGGGATGATGATAATCATAAAATTGGCATATGGGGTATGGGTGGAGTTGGGAAGACAACTTCAATGAAGGTCCTAAACAATTCACCCGAAATAACAGGTATGTTCCAAATGGTTATTTGGGTAACTGTGTCCAAAGATGGAGGGGGAGATATAACAAGAAAGGTACGAAAGGATATTCTAAAGCGTCTGTCATTGCAGTTTGACGATGATGAGTCTGTTGAAAGAACCGCCAGTAGAATTTTTCAAGGATTGAGAAATACCAAGTATTTGCTGCTTCTAGATGACTTATGGCAACGAATGGAATTGGATATTATAGGAATCCCCAACCCAAGCAAAGAAAATGCGTGCAAATTGATAATAACAACTCGGTCAAAGGATGTCTGTAATAGAATGGAGATTGATAAGGCAATTAAAGTTGAAGTCTTATCTAAAGAAGAGGCATGGAACTTGTTTCGTGAAAAGGTTGGCGGCAACATTGTggattcatcatcagaggatATAAGAGAAATAGCTACAAAGGTCGTTCGAGAATGTCGAGGTTTACCACTTGCCATTATTGTAATTGGAGGGTCGTTGAGAAATAAGAATGACCCAAGTGAATGGAGAAATGCGTTGAAGGAGTTGAGGTCGAATAAGTACGAAATGATTGATGATGTGGAAGAATCTGTGTTTAAGAAATTGAAGTTCAGTTACGACCAATTAAAAAGCAACAATATCAAGAAGTGTTTTCTATACTGTGCTTTATACCCAGAGGACTATCAGATTGAAGTAACAGAACTTGTAGAACATTGGTGGTCAGAGGGTTtcattgatgatgatggtggtgatttTTTAAGGTTGGATGAGGCATATGATAAAGGGCATGCTATATTAAATTACCTAAAAGATGTTTCATTGTTGGAAGGAGTATTTGATCCTTTTGGGAGGCTGGAAGTCAAGATGCAAGATGTGATTAGAGATTTGGCATTAATAATCACATCATCagcgtcatcatcatcattaatgTCTGCTAAATTATTAATGGTACCTGctgcagaggaggaggaggatggtAATCATCAGTTCTTGGTTCGAACCAATATGGGAGGAGGAATACAAGAGGAGCTCTCAATCACAAATGAGGAAAATTGGGGACAGTTCCAAAGGATCTCATTGATGTGTAATAATAAATGTCACATTAATCTACCTGAGAACCCCACATCTCTCTCACTTGTGACATTATTTTTGCAGCATAATAGAAGCTTGACTAGAATTCCAGAATTATTCTTCGAGCATATGCACAATCTTCGAGTTTTGGATCTATCAGACACTGATATCAGGGAGTTCCCATCTTCTGTTTCCAATTTAGTAAGCCTTCGAGGATTATTTCTTCTCAATTGTTCCTCTTTGGTTACTTTGCCATCCCAAATAGGGAATCTTAAAAAACTTCAAGTGCTTCATTTAGGAGGCAGTTATGGCAAGTTTGAGTACTTACCTATTGAAATTCAGCAGCTTACACTCCTTAGAAGTCTGCAAGTGTCATTTTATCGAATACCAGGTGGGAATCGACTGATGGTTCCAAATGGGATTATATCAAGGCTCTCTCTACTTGAAAACTTGAGCATCCATGTACATCATCATTCTCCCAAGTTTGGAGAAAGTATTGGGGAAGAGGTGGGTAGCTTAAAGCAACTAACTCAACTACTGAAGTTTCATTTTACATCATTGGAAAGTTTTGAGCATTTTCTACGTGGAAGTTGTCCATGGAAAAATCAAACCCTCAAGTCATTTCGATTCATTGTGCACTTTGAAAAGGAGGCTCGATTCTACGACACTACTATACCTGTTTTTAAAGAAGTATCAAATATGCGAAATTTACATCTGTTAGGAGGTAATTACACACCCAGCAGCAGCACTGTATTTGAAGAGGTACTCCATCAGGTCAATGGTTTCCATTTACTAGGCCATCAGACTTGTCAAGGGCTATTGGATTTTGGGTTGGACAACTTAAATCACCTGAAACTATGCGTTGTTAGCGGATGCGAGATGATGGAAAACTTCATCAATGGAAATGATTTAACTACTACTTCAACAACAACCACACCTTGTGCAGTTTTACCAAACTTGGAATACTTGCAAGTTGAAGAAATGCCAACTATGAGGGCCATTTGGGAAGGACCAATGCCACCAGGAAGCTTCAGCCGTTTAGCAACTTTGCAAATCAGTTATTGTGCAAACCTGAGAGAGATTTTCACAAGGGGCATATTCCAACAACTTCCAAATCTTGAAGTACTTGATGTCAGTTACTGTGATACCGTCCAAGTAATAGTAGTGAACGAAGAagaggaagcagaagaagaagatcatgatgatgatgatgatgttgctcttttcccaaaattgaaaaatctCACTCTTGAGAGACTACCCAGACTAGAAAGGATTTGGAAAACAGTTTCTTTTCATCCCATGGCGCCATCCTTTGAAACGATAACAGTTATCAAATGTCCAAATCTGAAGAGTCTGCACCCTTTGAGTTTGGGGATGATTCAGCAGCAAAATGGATCATTATCTACATCCAGCAGTACTACTCTAATAAGGAGGATTGAGGGATCAACCCAATGGTGGGAAGCATTGGAATGGGAACATGATGAGATCAAACAACTACTCCAACCTCTTTTCAATAGGTTGTACTAA